In the genome of Shewanella glacialimarina, one region contains:
- a CDS encoding GGDEF domain-containing protein: MRHRILLFYISLFLTISLISFAGNAVSLPSGKLTQLDQSIWRIIEPQRLKDNTEQLNQIYLESSKPVSSLLGHSGGALARLPIAVGNAGVWYVLPVANFVDEGRAYWQDGSGQITQIADFSQVNNQPPAIIMHGQSFKLSFNEPTSGVLWIYLNAAHYPTPVHLTIVAEAQFIPQRFVVNSLTVGAIAVMLALAMMALILFLKTRHKVALFCFGYIGLHAVGWALAAGFIQSMYPMLTFNTTYGGMYVFPFAIGCASYFAFYLFNFDKSNIPHFPLLVKYANFAFCAGVIMWFLSFTWVFYTSHLLAALWIGLSLFVGYRMLSKNDFRAKYFLVGNILYSLSLIFYMLSHFAIINSSSPELVVLIALTLDCVCILLSLSEWLRLKQQEFQKVMYQSRFDALTKVGNRLLLNDQLENLETNYLVVFIDCDGIKKLNDTLGHAEGDIFLTYVAELMTQELAGKGQVFRTGGDEFIWLCEFDKSNQIDALKLDTKQLLDKINKRVVKRWPQSGISYGIACNSEANSVYHCLSLADSRMYEFKAKHKAHA; the protein is encoded by the coding sequence ATGAGGCACCGGATTCTGCTATTTTATATTAGTTTATTTCTGACCATTTCCCTCATCTCATTTGCTGGAAATGCAGTTAGCTTACCCTCTGGCAAGCTAACTCAATTAGATCAATCTATTTGGCGGATCATTGAACCGCAGCGGCTCAAGGATAATACAGAGCAATTAAATCAAATTTATCTTGAATCATCAAAACCAGTGAGCTCGTTACTTGGACACAGTGGTGGCGCGTTAGCTAGGTTACCTATTGCTGTAGGTAATGCGGGTGTTTGGTACGTGTTGCCAGTGGCAAACTTTGTTGATGAAGGCAGGGCTTACTGGCAAGATGGCTCTGGTCAAATAACTCAGATTGCAGATTTTTCTCAGGTTAATAATCAACCACCAGCCATTATCATGCATGGTCAATCATTCAAATTATCCTTTAATGAACCAACATCGGGTGTGTTATGGATTTATCTAAATGCAGCGCATTATCCAACACCTGTCCATTTAACGATAGTGGCAGAAGCGCAATTTATACCGCAAAGGTTTGTTGTTAATTCACTAACCGTCGGGGCGATCGCCGTAATGCTAGCTCTAGCTATGATGGCACTGATCCTTTTTTTAAAAACCAGACATAAGGTAGCCTTATTCTGTTTTGGTTATATTGGTTTACATGCAGTTGGTTGGGCATTAGCGGCTGGCTTTATTCAAAGTATGTACCCAATGTTAACGTTTAATACTACCTATGGCGGCATGTATGTTTTTCCATTCGCAATAGGATGTGCCAGCTACTTTGCCTTTTATTTATTCAATTTTGATAAATCAAATATACCCCACTTCCCGCTACTGGTTAAGTATGCCAATTTTGCATTTTGCGCGGGTGTCATTATGTGGTTTTTATCCTTTACTTGGGTATTTTATACTTCACATTTATTAGCAGCCCTGTGGATTGGGTTAAGCTTATTTGTTGGTTACCGTATGCTATCTAAAAATGATTTTAGAGCTAAATACTTCTTAGTCGGTAATATTTTGTATAGCTTGTCGCTGATTTTTTATATGCTTTCACATTTCGCAATCATCAACAGCAGCTCACCTGAACTAGTGGTATTAATTGCGTTAACCCTAGACTGTGTGTGTATTTTGTTATCTTTATCTGAATGGTTAAGGTTAAAACAACAAGAATTTCAAAAAGTCATGTATCAATCGCGGTTTGATGCGTTGACCAAAGTGGGTAATCGATTGTTATTAAATGATCAACTTGAGAATCTGGAAACTAACTATCTGGTGGTCTTCATTGATTGTGATGGTATAAAAAAGCTAAATGATACATTAGGCCATGCAGAAGGGGATATTTTTCTCACTTATGTTGCAGAATTAATGACACAAGAATTAGCAGGTAAAGGCCAAGTGTTTAGAACTGGCGGCGATGAGTTCATTTGGTTATGTGAATTTGATAAAAGCAATCAAATAGACGCACTGAAATTGGACACAAAACAATTGCTGGATAAAATCAATAAACGGGTGGTTAAGCGTTGGCCGCAGTCAGGTATTAGTTATGGTATTGCATGTAATTCAGAAGCCAATTCTGTATATCATTGTTTATCTTTAGCTGACAGTCGAATGTATGAATTTAAGGCTAAGCATAAGGCTCATGCTTAA
- a CDS encoding LexA family protein gives MRIIPIHASAGITGFESPASEYLQLSLSLDELLIEHPNATFIGVASGDSMQGVGIFYGDLLIVDRHETARHGDVIVANFNGEFVCKILDKNRRLLLSSNELYQPQAINYYDSFNIEGVVIRSIRCHRQSPLLASSPQVS, from the coding sequence ATGCGCATTATTCCTATTCATGCCAGTGCGGGGATTACCGGTTTTGAAAGTCCTGCATCTGAGTATTTACAGTTATCGTTAAGCCTAGATGAACTATTGATTGAACATCCTAATGCCACTTTTATTGGTGTCGCAAGTGGTGACTCAATGCAGGGCGTCGGTATTTTTTATGGCGACCTATTGATTGTTGATCGCCATGAAACCGCCCGTCATGGTGATGTGATTGTTGCCAATTTTAATGGTGAGTTTGTGTGTAAAATTCTGGATAAAAACCGCAGGTTATTATTATCATCTAATGAGTTATATCAGCCGCAAGCGATAAACTATTATGATTCATTCAATATTGAAGGCGTGGTGATTCGCTCTATTCGTTGTCATCGCCAAAGCCCTTTACTGGCCAGCTCGCCCCAGGTGAGTTAA
- a CDS encoding Y-family DNA polymerase, with the protein MFALVDANSFYCSAEQVFRPDWRGKPIIVLSNNDGCIVAANRQAKELGVPKFSPYFQVKHLCQQKGVIACSSNYELYADLSMKMMSIIGRFAPEQHVYSIDESFLSFKQCYPAIQCLRTQGQLIRRAVWKEARLPVCVGMGPTLTLAKVANHAAKKIQAYKGVCVIDNEPERIAILQSMSAGDVWGVGRRISKKLALMNINSALELANMPAGLARKQFSIEIERTVRELNGLVCKVWDEARADKQQIFSTRSVGERIVDYDSLLQALSKHVGIAAVKARKQGTHCKTMMLFASNSPYDDHPVNFKVLVSFACPTNCTKELTQAMSNAAVKLFRAGIRYYKIGVGLLDLSCEKHTQFDLFNPPKANPALMKTLDAINQRYGTDTLFVAAQGIEHKWAMRRELLTPQYTTDWKSLPLIKC; encoded by the coding sequence ATGTTTGCTTTAGTTGATGCTAATTCATTTTATTGCAGTGCAGAGCAGGTCTTTCGTCCAGACTGGCGCGGTAAACCCATTATAGTGTTGAGTAATAACGACGGCTGCATAGTTGCGGCTAACCGTCAGGCTAAAGAGCTGGGCGTACCAAAGTTTTCGCCTTACTTCCAGGTTAAGCACTTGTGTCAACAAAAAGGCGTTATAGCCTGCTCAAGTAACTACGAACTCTATGCCGATTTATCGATGAAAATGATGAGTATCATTGGCCGTTTTGCCCCCGAACAGCATGTGTATTCCATCGATGAAAGCTTTCTTTCATTCAAGCAGTGTTATCCCGCCATTCAATGTTTACGCACCCAGGGTCAATTAATTCGTCGTGCAGTATGGAAAGAAGCGCGTCTGCCGGTTTGCGTGGGCATGGGACCCACCTTAACCTTAGCGAAAGTGGCCAATCATGCCGCGAAGAAAATACAAGCCTACAAAGGTGTTTGTGTGATTGATAACGAGCCTGAGCGAATAGCTATTTTACAATCAATGAGTGCCGGTGATGTTTGGGGAGTGGGTCGGCGTATTAGTAAAAAATTAGCTTTAATGAATATCAATAGTGCACTTGAACTGGCTAATATGCCCGCAGGCTTAGCACGTAAACAATTCAGCATTGAAATTGAACGTACAGTGCGTGAGTTAAACGGTCTGGTATGTAAAGTATGGGATGAGGCGAGGGCAGATAAGCAACAAATTTTTTCTACCCGCAGTGTCGGTGAGCGTATTGTTGATTATGACTCATTGCTGCAAGCATTAAGTAAACATGTTGGTATTGCGGCGGTAAAGGCACGCAAGCAGGGAACACATTGCAAAACAATGATGCTGTTTGCCAGTAACTCACCCTATGATGACCATCCCGTCAACTTCAAAGTACTCGTATCATTTGCGTGCCCGACAAATTGCACCAAAGAGTTAACCCAGGCCATGAGCAACGCAGCAGTAAAATTATTTAGAGCCGGTATTCGCTATTACAAAATTGGCGTAGGTCTGCTTGATTTAAGCTGTGAAAAACACACCCAATTCGATTTATTTAACCCACCTAAAGCTAATCCAGCATTAATGAAAACGCTTGATGCTATCAATCAACGCTATGGCACAGACACCTTATTTGTAGCCGCTCAAGGCATTGAACATAAATGGGCCATGCGACGAGAATTACTGACGCCGCAATACACAACCGACTGGAAAAGCTTGCCACTCATTAAGTGCTAA
- a CDS encoding SirB2 family protein: MYMIVKHAHLTIIALTFLFFIINFVLTMRGSDKVNNKLLKVGPHVLYTLFICSFIYLVVVNPLNLYPFVNGWASSKLGGFVLYIMSITLALKWAKSTLWRVVGLLSAIFWLVMSARLGFADHLKSKGIVENANVYFDLSQSILTTIA, translated from the coding sequence ATGTATATGATAGTTAAACACGCCCATCTGACAATAATTGCACTGACGTTTCTATTTTTCATCATCAATTTTGTGCTAACGATGAGAGGTTCAGACAAGGTAAATAACAAACTGCTTAAGGTCGGTCCACATGTTTTGTACACGCTATTTATCTGTAGTTTTATCTACCTTGTTGTGGTCAACCCACTAAACTTATATCCATTTGTAAACGGCTGGGCCTCTTCTAAATTAGGCGGCTTTGTCTTATATATAATGTCTATTACTTTGGCTCTTAAGTGGGCAAAGTCAACCTTGTGGCGTGTAGTGGGTTTACTGAGTGCCATATTTTGGCTGGTGATGAGTGCACGATTAGGGTTTGCTGATCATCTTAAATCAAAAGGTATTGTTGAAAATGCCAATGTTTATTTTGATTTAAGCCAGTCGATACTAACAACTATTGCTTAG
- a CDS encoding phosphatase, with protein MKFSVDTHAHTIASTHAYSTVHEYFSIAKTKGIKLFAITDHGPDMADAPHFWHFVNMRVLPRIVDGVGMLRGIEANIKNDLGEIDFYGSYLTDLDIVLAGFHEPVFPPSSQEAHTQALINCIESGHVDIITHPGNPSYPIDIKRVAKAAAEHNVALEINNSSFLTSRKGSLANCTDIASAVKHAGGLLVMGSDSHVAFSLGGFEKCIEVIDAVDFPIERLLNRSPEALLSFLTARGHTNLDEYAELIDSP; from the coding sequence ATTAAATTCTCTGTTGATACCCACGCACACACCATAGCTTCAACCCACGCATACAGTACTGTTCATGAGTATTTTTCGATAGCCAAAACCAAAGGCATTAAACTTTTTGCTATTACCGATCATGGGCCTGATATGGCAGATGCGCCCCACTTTTGGCATTTTGTGAATATGCGAGTATTGCCAAGAATTGTGGATGGTGTTGGTATGCTGCGCGGTATTGAAGCGAATATAAAAAATGATCTAGGTGAAATTGATTTTTACGGCAGCTATTTAACCGATCTCGATATTGTCTTGGCGGGTTTTCATGAGCCGGTATTCCCACCATCTAGCCAAGAAGCGCATACACAAGCACTTATCAATTGCATTGAAAGTGGCCACGTTGACATCATTACCCACCCCGGAAATCCGTCATATCCGATTGATATCAAAAGGGTTGCGAAAGCCGCCGCTGAGCACAATGTCGCGCTTGAAATTAATAACTCGTCTTTCTTAACCTCTCGTAAAGGCAGTTTAGCTAACTGCACTGATATTGCGAGTGCAGTGAAACACGCTGGCGGATTATTAGTGATGGGATCGGACTCTCACGTTGCATTTAGCTTGGGCGGCTTTGAAAAGTGCATTGAAGTTATTGATGCAGTGGATTTTCCAATCGAGCGATTATTAAATCGCAGCCCTGAAGCATTACTGTCATTTTTAACGGCAAGAGGCCACACCAATTTAGATGAATACGCGGAGTTAATCGATTCGCCATAA
- a CDS encoding DUF885 domain-containing protein, which translates to MSGKKPTTIIPLLMLIPMTASASTWVDVSNQYTNKQIQITSQFQPEMASSIGISEADNLCSSITKAQQDKYIKTLNNSKKTLLKALETETLLPVRQDLNIIIDDIDQTILADQLDDKYMLPWVDVPLIIFRGVSALLDQQMADSRKQAAITRLACYVGKTGQPALTEQAKTLFETALNNKALLGPTKEEVEQALARTDTLLQGLQQLFDKNDFSQADDNLALLKKQITDYRQWAEKTVIPHARTDYKLPSEIYALKLKSAGIDIDPNLLIERAKASYMITKANMQALAPLVAAKFDMPSSDYRDVIKALKNDSLANDKIENHYREINTKLEGIITAQAVVDLPKRNMIMRLASDAEAAGSPAPHMLPPPFIGNTGEQGQFVLTTGNPALSGDAAYDDFNFNAVAYTLSAHEGRPGHELQFAVMLEQGVSLARVYYAFNSVNVEGWALYAEAEMLPYLPIEGQLIALQHRLLRNARAMLDPMLNLGLTTKEQAYNLLSNDVVFSKAAVKQEVDRYTMRMPGQAGSYFYGLSRLLEIRADVELALGDKFDRLAFNNFVLEQGLIPPHLMAEAVKQRFLTQN; encoded by the coding sequence ATGTCAGGCAAAAAACCCACCACAATTATCCCATTGCTGATGTTAATTCCAATGACTGCTTCTGCGAGTACTTGGGTTGATGTGAGTAATCAATACACCAATAAACAGATCCAGATAACCAGCCAGTTTCAACCCGAAATGGCCAGCTCAATAGGTATTTCAGAAGCCGACAATCTGTGTAGCAGTATTACCAAAGCACAACAAGATAAGTACATTAAAACGCTTAATAACAGTAAGAAAACCTTACTAAAAGCACTGGAAACAGAAACTCTGTTACCTGTTCGCCAAGATCTTAATATTATTATCGACGATATTGACCAGACCATTTTGGCAGACCAGTTAGATGATAAGTACATGTTACCTTGGGTTGATGTCCCATTAATTATTTTTAGAGGGGTATCGGCATTATTGGATCAGCAAATGGCTGACAGCCGCAAACAAGCCGCTATAACGCGTTTGGCTTGTTATGTCGGTAAAACCGGTCAACCCGCATTAACTGAGCAAGCAAAAACCTTGTTTGAAACCGCGTTAAACAATAAAGCATTACTCGGCCCAACTAAAGAAGAAGTAGAACAAGCATTAGCCAGAACCGACACCTTACTGCAAGGTTTACAGCAATTATTTGATAAAAATGACTTCAGTCAAGCCGACGATAATTTAGCGCTGTTAAAAAAACAAATTACAGATTACCGTCAATGGGCTGAAAAAACGGTTATTCCTCATGCGCGCACTGACTATAAATTGCCCTCTGAAATTTATGCGTTAAAACTTAAAAGCGCAGGAATTGATATAGACCCAAACTTGCTCATTGAACGTGCTAAAGCAAGTTACATGATCACCAAAGCGAACATGCAAGCTTTGGCTCCGTTAGTGGCAGCAAAGTTTGATATGCCATCGAGTGATTATCGCGATGTGATTAAAGCGCTTAAAAATGACTCATTAGCCAACGATAAAATTGAAAACCACTATCGCGAAATTAACACTAAACTTGAAGGCATTATTACTGCGCAAGCTGTTGTCGACTTACCAAAACGTAATATGATTATGCGTCTTGCCAGCGATGCAGAGGCTGCGGGCAGCCCAGCACCGCATATGTTGCCACCCCCGTTTATTGGTAACACTGGCGAGCAAGGTCAATTTGTACTGACAACCGGCAACCCGGCATTAAGTGGCGATGCCGCTTATGATGACTTTAACTTTAACGCGGTTGCGTACACATTAAGTGCTCACGAAGGCCGACCTGGGCATGAACTGCAATTTGCCGTCATGTTAGAGCAAGGTGTGTCATTGGCTCGAGTGTATTATGCGTTTAATAGCGTCAACGTAGAAGGTTGGGCACTTTATGCTGAAGCTGAAATGCTGCCTTATTTACCCATTGAAGGCCAACTCATCGCCTTGCAACATCGCCTATTACGTAACGCCCGTGCCATGTTAGACCCGATGCTAAATTTAGGGTTAACCACCAAAGAGCAAGCTTACAATTTATTAAGCAATGATGTGGTGTTCTCAAAAGCCGCAGTAAAACAAGAAGTAGACCGTTATACCATGCGTATGCCCGGACAGGCGGGCAGCTACTTTTATGGTTTATCAAGGTTACTTGAAATAAGAGCCGATGTTGAATTGGCCCTGGGTGACAAATTTGACCGTTTAGCCTTTAATAACTTCGTGCTAGAACAAGGCTTAATTCCACCACACTTAATGGCTGAAGCAGTTAAACAACGTTTTTTAACCCAAAACTAA
- a CDS encoding glutathione S-transferase has protein sequence MSLPIIYSLRNCPYAIRARLAIYASGQQVHLRDLVLSDKPTEMLAVSPKGTVPVLVTLDNAVIDESLSIMQWAFSQTDPNDYLHKSAPNALAEMLVMIERFDTEFKGHLEQYRCSKRYHETSLIQDRQKCEPYLVDLEMRLCQHQYLMSDKPSLVDLALMPFVRQFARVERQWYLQSPYPKLRQWLNGYLQSKMFTKVMTQQRMWLDLKEDVVFGNRV, from the coding sequence ATGTCACTACCTATTATTTATTCTTTAAGAAATTGTCCCTACGCGATACGCGCTAGATTAGCTATATATGCCTCTGGTCAGCAGGTTCATTTGCGCGATTTAGTATTAAGTGACAAACCTACTGAAATGCTTGCTGTATCGCCTAAAGGCACTGTGCCTGTATTGGTGACACTTGATAACGCGGTGATTGATGAAAGTTTATCGATTATGCAGTGGGCATTTTCGCAAACCGATCCCAATGACTACCTCCACAAATCAGCACCCAATGCTTTAGCTGAAATGCTAGTTATGATTGAAAGGTTTGATACTGAGTTTAAAGGACATTTAGAGCAATATCGCTGTTCTAAACGTTATCATGAGACTTCACTTATTCAAGATAGACAAAAGTGTGAACCTTATCTCGTAGACCTTGAAATGCGGCTCTGCCAGCACCAATATTTAATGTCAGATAAACCAAGTCTGGTAGATTTAGCATTAATGCCGTTTGTTCGTCAGTTTGCCAGGGTAGAGCGGCAATGGTATTTGCAGTCTCCTTATCCAAAGCTGCGACAGTGGCTCAATGGTTATTTACAAAGCAAAATGTTTACCAAGGTAATGACTCAGCAGCGAATGTGGTTAGACTTAAAAGAAGACGTTGTTTTTGGCAACCGAGTTTAG
- a CDS encoding LysM peptidoglycan-binding domain-containing protein, with amino-acid sequence MRTSIFVIATGFILLSGCQTVTVKDVETEKISRNLNNTTSSKVPKSLVRRPYQDSGDVWERIRFSMDIPIPDEQLVNQYRQWYINNPQHLERISQRAKPFLYLIVEEFNDRDLPIELALLPMVESSFNPLAYSSADASGLWQFTSPMASHFGLEMNWWYDGRRDVPAATTAALDMLEYLYKKTDNWLYALAAYNAGEGRLREAIRYNEARGLSTDFWSLPLPKETRQYVPQLLAIADVIKHSEHYGINLQSIPNKPLVEVIDVGSQIDIAVAADLANIPITRLQKLNPGFNRWATSPDGPHQLVVPVSKVNQFKKALEDTDISERVKWFKYQIKAGDNISSIAKRHQISVSKIQEMNDISGDKIIAGQILFMPHLTSQVILDVELAAAKSAQVSSNKPTMENTVRTPKDETAVNGNHTVQYGDTLWSIARVYKVSVEQITRWNNMTDKDRLSVGKTLMFYHQPYRKQQTQ; translated from the coding sequence TTGAGAACATCAATTTTTGTTATTGCTACAGGTTTTATCCTGTTAAGTGGATGCCAAACCGTGACGGTTAAAGATGTCGAAACAGAAAAAATCTCTCGTAATCTTAATAATACAACATCATCAAAAGTGCCTAAGTCTTTAGTCCGTCGCCCATATCAAGATAGTGGTGATGTGTGGGAACGTATCCGCTTTTCGATGGATATCCCTATTCCAGATGAACAGTTAGTTAATCAATATCGACAATGGTATATCAATAATCCACAGCATCTAGAACGTATTTCACAACGTGCGAAACCATTTTTATATTTAATTGTTGAAGAATTTAACGATAGAGATTTACCCATAGAACTGGCTTTATTACCTATGGTTGAAAGCTCTTTTAATCCACTTGCTTATTCCAGCGCCGATGCATCAGGTTTATGGCAGTTTACTTCTCCCATGGCCAGTCATTTCGGATTAGAAATGAATTGGTGGTATGACGGCAGAAGAGATGTGCCCGCAGCCACAACTGCAGCATTAGATATGTTGGAATACTTGTATAAAAAAACTGACAACTGGTTGTACGCATTAGCAGCATACAATGCGGGTGAAGGGCGATTACGAGAGGCTATTAGATACAATGAAGCCAGAGGCTTAAGTACCGACTTTTGGTCTTTACCTTTACCCAAAGAAACCAGGCAATACGTACCGCAATTACTGGCAATTGCAGATGTCATAAAACATTCCGAGCACTATGGCATTAACCTTCAATCAATTCCTAATAAACCGCTCGTTGAAGTGATTGATGTCGGTAGTCAAATTGATATCGCTGTAGCAGCAGACCTGGCGAATATACCCATTACTCGACTGCAAAAGTTAAACCCGGGGTTTAACCGCTGGGCAACATCACCCGATGGACCACATCAATTGGTTGTGCCAGTCAGTAAAGTAAACCAGTTTAAAAAAGCGCTTGAAGACACCGACATTAGTGAAAGAGTTAAATGGTTTAAATATCAGATAAAAGCAGGTGACAATATAAGTTCTATTGCTAAACGTCATCAAATCAGCGTCTCTAAAATTCAAGAAATGAATGACATCAGTGGCGATAAAATTATCGCAGGCCAAATACTTTTCATGCCACATTTAACGTCGCAAGTAATACTCGATGTAGAACTGGCCGCCGCGAAATCAGCTCAAGTTTCATCTAATAAACCCACAATGGAAAATACAGTTCGAACACCTAAAGATGAAACCGCCGTTAACGGTAACCACACAGTTCAGTATGGCGATACACTTTGGAGCATCGCCAGAGTATATAAAGTCAGTGTCGAGCAGATCACTCGCTGGAATAATATGACCGATAAAGACAGGTTAAGTGTGGGTAAGACATTAATGTTTTATCATCAGCCATATAGAAAACAACAAACTCAATGA
- a CDS encoding DUF3369 domain-containing protein produces MLFDIGKKKPLFSERTNKDQPPSLPPWKILIVDDEPDIHSVTKLALSRFKLDGRTLVFINAYSGLQAKELLQQENDIAIAFIDVVMESDHAGLELIKWIREDFNNRTMRIILRTGQPGQAPEEDVIVNYDINDYKAKAELDARKLMTSVYSALRSYRDIMEIEQARISQAQHRQGLERVLQATSGLFELRTLHRFADGLLNQVASLLNLSNETLLLTCNAIDAISGHVDSKSFEILAGTGRFQGCDETALPEDIISLLNKALDERKCLYENNCFIGYFPTKSSQWINILYMDGIDKISDLDKKLVDIFAINVGVAFENLLLNQEVEDTQSELILRLGDVVESRSKEAANHVKRMAEYCYELALLAGLSERDADLIKRASPMHDVGKIATPDYVLLKPGKLDGDEWDIMKQHPTIGYQILANSERPILKAAAIISLQHHEKYDGSGYPQGISGTDIHIFARIVAIADVFDALAHKRCYKEAWPLDEVLAEMRKNSASHFDPGLLTLFIDNITIFESIKTHWLDC; encoded by the coding sequence ATGCTTTTTGATATTGGGAAGAAAAAACCTTTGTTTTCAGAAAGAACCAATAAAGACCAACCGCCATCGCTTCCACCTTGGAAAATTCTAATTGTTGACGATGAACCAGATATTCATTCAGTGACTAAACTGGCACTATCTCGGTTTAAGTTAGATGGGCGAACTCTGGTATTTATAAATGCTTACAGTGGGTTGCAAGCTAAGGAGTTGTTACAACAAGAAAATGATATTGCGATAGCATTTATCGATGTTGTGATGGAAAGTGATCATGCAGGGTTAGAGTTAATTAAATGGATCCGTGAAGATTTTAATAATCGAACCATGAGGATTATTTTACGTACTGGACAACCTGGCCAAGCTCCAGAAGAAGATGTGATTGTTAATTACGATATCAATGACTATAAAGCTAAAGCTGAACTTGATGCCCGCAAGTTAATGACCAGTGTGTACTCTGCCCTGCGCTCTTATCGAGATATTATGGAAATTGAGCAAGCCAGAATATCCCAGGCACAACATCGCCAAGGTTTAGAAAGGGTTTTACAAGCAACATCTGGTTTATTTGAGCTACGTACCTTACACCGTTTTGCTGATGGATTATTGAATCAAGTGGCATCGCTACTTAATTTAAGTAATGAGACTCTTTTGTTAACATGTAACGCAATTGATGCAATTAGTGGCCATGTTGACAGTAAAAGTTTTGAAATTCTTGCCGGTACGGGCCGCTTTCAAGGCTGTGATGAAACTGCATTACCAGAAGATATTATCTCGTTACTCAATAAAGCATTAGATGAGAGAAAATGTCTTTATGAAAATAATTGCTTTATTGGCTACTTTCCAACCAAGTCAAGTCAATGGATTAATATTTTATATATGGACGGCATTGATAAAATTAGTGACCTTGATAAGAAGCTTGTTGATATTTTTGCTATCAATGTGGGGGTGGCATTTGAGAACTTACTATTGAATCAAGAGGTCGAAGATACGCAATCTGAGTTAATCCTGCGTCTTGGTGATGTGGTTGAAAGCCGCTCTAAGGAAGCCGCAAATCATGTTAAACGTATGGCTGAATATTGCTATGAGTTAGCGCTATTGGCTGGATTATCAGAAAGAGACGCTGATTTAATTAAACGCGCTTCCCCTATGCATGATGTTGGCAAAATTGCCACCCCAGATTACGTGCTGCTTAAACCCGGTAAATTGGATGGTGATGAATGGGATATTATGAAGCAACACCCTACTATTGGTTATCAAATTTTAGCTAATTCAGAGCGACCTATTTTAAAAGCCGCGGCAATTATATCCTTACAACATCATGAAAAATATGACGGTTCAGGTTACCCCCAAGGTATTTCAGGCACGGATATTCATATTTTTGCTAGAATTGTGGCTATTGCTGACGTGTTTGATGCATTAGCGCATAAACGGTGCTACAAGGAAGCCTGGCCTTTAGATGAGGTATTAGCAGAAATGAGAAAGAATTCTGCCAGCCATTTTGATCCAGGCTTATTAACCTTGTTTATTGATAACATAACAATATTTGAAAGTATAAAAACACATTGGTTAGATTGTTAA